A DNA window from Agarivorans sp. TSD2052 contains the following coding sequences:
- a CDS encoding FeoC-like transcriptional regulator — MILQALKLYIEANPGVMLNQVAKHFSLTDEAALAMLQPWLKRHRLKLVKLASCSGGCGCAAASDEQWQLYWQTEDKIGITC; from the coding sequence ATGATATTACAAGCGCTTAAGCTATATATTGAAGCTAACCCTGGCGTGATGCTTAACCAAGTAGCCAAGCATTTTTCGCTGACTGATGAGGCGGCCTTAGCAATGCTCCAGCCTTGGTTAAAACGCCATCGTTTAAAGTTGGTAAAGTTAGCATCATGCTCGGGTGGGTGTGGTTGTGCGGCGGCGAGTGACGAACAATGGCAACTTTATTGGCAAACAGAAGATAAGATTGGAATCACCTGTTAA
- a CDS encoding ROK family protein produces the protein MNNKLIVNVDKVKQVNTAAVYGMIDQLGPISRVKVAEESQLAPASVTKITRQLIATGLIKEVAQQASTGGRRAISLMTEQSHYYFISVRLGRGEMDISLFDLSGESHAHNKLVIAEVEQQPLVDTLLSNIDAFIKQQVSASQNLIAIAITLSGLVNPGEGLVVYTPHYQLRDYPLASIIEQRFSLPAYIGNDTRAMALAEHYFGSTRDCLDSILITVHNGASAGIIVNGQVFMSQNRDVGEIGHIQVDPLGDRCQCGNVGCLETIVSNSAIVERLKTLISQGCPSILQGDFGIEDVCFAANQGDMLCHQVLHRVAKMLGNSIAITINLFHPEKIVIAGEIMAAQSILLPTIKQCIDHQALSSFAHGLPIEAAHFQKNPTMGGLALVKRALLDGSLLIRLINEKSQAR, from the coding sequence ATGAATAACAAACTTATTGTCAACGTAGATAAAGTTAAACAGGTAAACACTGCAGCAGTATACGGAATGATAGATCAATTAGGTCCGATTTCACGTGTCAAAGTCGCTGAAGAAAGCCAATTGGCTCCGGCCAGTGTGACTAAAATCACTCGTCAGCTGATCGCTACAGGCCTAATTAAAGAAGTGGCTCAGCAAGCGTCTACTGGCGGGCGTAGAGCTATTTCTTTAATGACAGAACAAAGCCACTATTACTTTATTTCGGTGCGTTTAGGTCGTGGAGAAATGGATATTTCGCTATTTGATTTAAGCGGAGAATCTCATGCTCACAATAAGCTTGTTATTGCAGAAGTAGAGCAGCAACCCTTAGTAGATACCCTGCTTAGCAACATTGATGCTTTTATTAAACAACAAGTGAGTGCTTCTCAAAACCTAATCGCAATTGCCATAACCCTTTCTGGTTTGGTTAATCCCGGTGAAGGCTTGGTAGTATATACGCCGCATTATCAGCTTCGTGACTACCCTCTCGCATCCATCATTGAACAACGCTTTTCACTCCCCGCTTATATCGGTAACGATACCCGAGCCATGGCGCTCGCTGAGCACTACTTTGGCTCAACCAGAGACTGCTTAGATTCAATTTTAATTACCGTTCATAACGGGGCCAGCGCAGGTATCATTGTTAACGGCCAAGTGTTTATGAGCCAAAACCGCGATGTTGGAGAAATAGGACATATTCAAGTTGATCCTTTGGGGGACCGCTGCCAATGCGGTAACGTAGGTTGCTTAGAAACTATTGTATCTAATAGTGCCATTGTAGAGCGCCTAAAGACCTTAATTAGCCAAGGCTGCCCTTCGATATTGCAAGGTGACTTTGGTATTGAAGATGTATGTTTCGCTGCCAATCAAGGGGACATGTTATGTCATCAAGTGTTGCACCGCGTAGCAAAAATGCTCGGCAACAGTATCGCTATTACCATTAACCTATTTCATCCAGAGAAGATCGTCATAGCGGGTGAAATAATGGCGGCACAGAGCATACTGTTACCGACCATCAAACAATGTATCGACCACCAAGCACTAAGCTCTTTTGCCCACGGTTTACCTATTGAAGCTGCGCATTTTCAGAAAAATCCTACTATGGGTGGCTTGGCGCTCGTGAAACGGGCCTTACTAGACGGAAGTTTATTGATCCGTTTAATCAACGAAAAGTCACAAGCGCGTTAG
- the yciH gene encoding stress response translation initiation inhibitor YciH, giving the protein MSFKDQLSQLVYSTDQGRIEPEQQEEQIPSSDGFVKLRRETKGRKGKGVTCLSGFGLDETSLKNLCKEMKKHCGVGGSVKDYVIEIQGDQRDKLEAWLKQRDYKTKRIGG; this is encoded by the coding sequence ATGTCATTCAAAGACCAACTCTCTCAACTTGTTTATTCCACCGATCAAGGCCGCATAGAGCCAGAGCAACAAGAAGAGCAAATACCAAGCAGTGATGGTTTCGTTAAACTGCGCCGTGAAACTAAAGGTAGAAAAGGTAAAGGAGTCACCTGCTTAAGTGGTTTTGGCCTTGATGAAACAAGCCTAAAGAACCTATGCAAAGAAATGAAAAAGCACTGTGGCGTAGGCGGTAGTGTTAAAGACTACGTTATCGAAATCCAAGGTGACCAGAGAGACAAGTTAGAAGCTTGGCTAAAACAACGCGATTACAAAACTAAGCGTATTGGCGGATAA
- the rhtB gene encoding homoserine/homoserine lactone efflux protein: MLFSVWLTFVVACIIFSLSPGAGAVATISHSLSGGFRQACKNIAGLQLALIVHLVVVSVGLGALLASSAIAFTLIKYLGAAYLLYLGLSKFFDKPKRLHTGRDTIKSSSELIRQGFIVNLMNPKSIIFLAAFLPQFVSPNNELISQYLLLGLTVVLIDCAVMFSYATLATAAKPWLGKARFIALQNRVFGSLFIMMAVVLARVER, translated from the coding sequence ATGTTGTTTAGCGTTTGGCTCACCTTTGTCGTTGCCTGTATCATTTTTAGCTTATCGCCAGGCGCGGGGGCAGTAGCCACCATCAGTCATTCTTTGAGCGGCGGCTTTCGGCAAGCTTGCAAAAACATCGCGGGCTTGCAGTTGGCGCTGATTGTTCACCTAGTAGTGGTTTCTGTAGGGCTTGGCGCTTTATTAGCCTCTTCAGCCATAGCTTTCACTTTGATTAAGTACTTAGGGGCAGCCTATCTACTCTACCTAGGCTTGAGTAAATTTTTCGACAAGCCTAAACGTTTACACACTGGGCGAGATACCATTAAATCCAGTTCGGAGTTAATCAGACAAGGTTTCATTGTTAATCTAATGAACCCTAAATCGATCATTTTCTTGGCTGCGTTTTTACCTCAATTTGTAAGCCCCAATAACGAACTAATTAGCCAGTACTTATTACTGGGATTAACCGTGGTATTGATCGATTGTGCGGTTATGTTCAGTTATGCAACCCTCGCTACAGCAGCTAAACCATGGCTAGGAAAAGCTCGCTTTATCGCCTTACAAAATCGCGTGTTTGGCTCGTTATTCATCATGATGGCTGTGGTCTTAGCCCGCGTAGAGCGATAA
- a CDS encoding CreA family protein gives MKNTLAILLASSLLVACDSSEVADVSLGLFTTKDIKISVLNDPLIPGVTCHIANVEADLDFADPSDASISCRQTGEITAAMLTNIDTSKSGEVVFKKSKSILFKSLKIRRIYDLESQTLMYLSYSTKETSGSYKHSLSTVPLWGTQAYQEPSLVTP, from the coding sequence ATGAAAAACACCCTAGCCATTTTATTGGCCAGCAGCCTTTTAGTCGCTTGTGATAGCAGTGAAGTCGCTGACGTATCACTTGGCTTGTTTACCACCAAAGATATTAAAATTAGCGTACTCAATGATCCGTTAATACCAGGGGTGACTTGTCACATTGCAAATGTTGAGGCGGATTTAGACTTTGCCGACCCTAGCGATGCCTCTATTTCCTGCCGCCAAACAGGCGAAATAACAGCCGCTATGCTGACCAATATCGATACCTCAAAATCTGGCGAAGTCGTCTTTAAAAAGTCAAAGAGCATTCTGTTTAAATCACTAAAAATTCGCCGTATATACGATCTTGAGTCACAAACGTTGATGTACTTGTCGTACTCCACTAAAGAAACCTCGGGGAGTTACAAACACAGTTTATCAACGGTACCGCTTTGGGGAACTCAAGCCTACCAAGAGCCAAGCCTTGTCACTCCCTAA
- the nagA gene encoding N-acetylglucosamine-6-phosphate deacetylase — protein sequence MMYALTNALVFDGCELLNGYSVLIEDGQVSSVVPNQQVSPQISSIDLNGAVLCPGFVDLQLNGCGGVMLNGEFTAHNLEVMHNSNLRSGTTNFMPTLITTNDEEMEQAVEVSRAHQLSHGTANLGLHLEGPYLSVDKKGIHSEALIRQLNQQRLRFLLDNNDAIKKITLAPEHVKLTTISALKEAGILVSLGHTNASYQQASEAINAGVGFATHLYNAMSPMTGREPGVVGAIYDHNLFAGIIVDGHHVADANVRIAKRLLRHKLCLVTDATAAAGADISSFDFVGRKITVQDGICFGDDGTLGGSALTMIGAVKNCVQSVGLSMRDSLRMASLYPATAISRDDRFGRIKAGYSANLTAFDQDFNVTLTISDGQLTRF from the coding sequence ATGATGTATGCCCTTACCAATGCTCTAGTTTTTGATGGTTGCGAATTGTTAAATGGCTATTCCGTATTAATTGAAGACGGCCAAGTCAGTTCGGTAGTTCCTAACCAACAAGTATCACCACAGATCAGTAGTATCGACCTCAATGGCGCGGTGTTATGCCCAGGTTTTGTTGACCTGCAGCTAAATGGTTGCGGAGGGGTGATGCTCAATGGCGAATTTACTGCCCACAACCTGGAGGTTATGCATAACAGTAACCTTAGAAGTGGCACCACGAATTTCATGCCGACACTTATCACTACCAATGATGAGGAAATGGAGCAAGCGGTAGAAGTATCGCGCGCACATCAACTCAGCCATGGTACGGCCAACTTGGGCTTACATTTAGAAGGCCCCTACCTCAGCGTGGATAAAAAAGGCATACATAGTGAAGCGCTTATTCGCCAACTTAACCAACAGCGCTTACGCTTCTTACTAGATAACAATGACGCGATTAAAAAAATCACCTTAGCACCCGAACATGTCAAATTAACCACCATTTCGGCATTAAAAGAAGCAGGCATATTAGTCTCATTGGGACATACCAACGCCAGTTATCAACAAGCCAGTGAAGCAATCAACGCAGGGGTAGGATTTGCCACCCATTTGTACAACGCCATGAGCCCAATGACGGGGCGTGAACCCGGCGTAGTCGGTGCAATTTATGACCATAACCTGTTCGCTGGTATTATCGTCGACGGCCACCATGTTGCCGACGCCAATGTACGCATCGCCAAGCGTTTACTTCGCCACAAATTGTGTTTGGTAACCGACGCCACTGCTGCTGCTGGAGCCGATATAAGTAGCTTTGATTTTGTGGGACGCAAAATTACCGTACAAGATGGGATTTGCTTTGGTGATGATGGTACACTCGGCGGTTCTGCTCTAACAATGATTGGGGCAGTAAAAAACTGCGTACAATCAGTCGGTTTGTCTATGAGAGACAGTTTAAGAATGGCTTCTTTGTATCCAGCAACTGCAATCTCACGAGACGATAGATTTGGCCGAATCAAAGCAGGTTATAGCGCAAACTTAACCGCATTTGACCAAGATTTTAATGTCACTTTAACGATTAGCGATGGCCAACTCACACGGTTTTAA
- a CDS encoding EAL domain-containing protein has translation MRVVTQRIIVIASGLSACLAVVIIALQLLSSEITQAQRHIAHSTLNLTQSVIYDSLQSLDDLSHLDIEDCSDSALLKMRQVVFLSDYIKDVGFIQNERLVCTTTGGALASPMELEPPTFSTGLGFDLWLNQQLVVFDNLLSGVVLRKGDFNVVVNNNTFGNLEFGDNQWEIVNRYNNQITHLIGTPGIFKQAQLNEYEEANDNFHYFHRCSENYEFCVALSLYNYTLIRNKLAFLAFSLLFSFAFGIITSICSESLIRRHVSVGSRLRRGLKKGYFSYQIQPLVDLKTKRIIGGEVLARFEDQHGRLFPDEFIPEIRRLRLTWPFTQHIIETALHELQASKVIQKDTKISFNIFPNDVESNQIAALSELVEVKQFDGNITLEITEDLQLDSLNANRNINHIIQQGFEVAIDDFGTGYSNLKQLKNFRCQYLKIDKSFVFELEAGAIRSSLVPHMVDIAHKSNLKVIAEGIENVMQSKALELLGVEYGQGWMFGKPMPIDVFIEKYLASQQDNKS, from the coding sequence ATGCGAGTCGTTACCCAACGTATTATTGTGATAGCCAGTGGACTAAGCGCCTGCTTAGCGGTGGTGATAATAGCCTTGCAACTACTCTCATCTGAAATCACTCAAGCTCAGCGACATATTGCTCACAGCACACTTAATCTTACTCAATCGGTTATTTATGATTCACTTCAATCCTTAGATGACCTCAGTCACCTCGACATCGAAGACTGTAGCGACAGCGCGTTATTAAAAATGCGCCAAGTGGTTTTTTTAAGTGATTACATCAAAGATGTAGGTTTTATTCAAAATGAACGCTTGGTATGCACCACCACCGGCGGCGCTCTGGCTAGCCCGATGGAATTGGAACCCCCCACATTTAGTACTGGCTTGGGCTTTGATTTATGGTTAAACCAGCAACTAGTAGTATTTGATAATCTGCTCTCAGGCGTGGTTTTACGCAAAGGCGATTTTAATGTTGTGGTGAACAACAATACCTTTGGAAACTTAGAATTTGGTGATAATCAATGGGAGATAGTCAATCGTTATAATAACCAAATCACCCATTTAATTGGTACCCCAGGTATTTTCAAACAAGCCCAGTTAAACGAATATGAAGAAGCCAACGATAACTTTCACTACTTTCATCGTTGTAGTGAAAACTATGAGTTTTGCGTAGCATTAAGCCTTTACAATTACACCCTTATTAGAAACAAATTGGCCTTTTTAGCCTTTTCGTTATTGTTTAGTTTTGCTTTTGGCATCATTACGAGTATCTGTTCTGAAAGCTTAATCAGGCGTCATGTTAGCGTGGGTTCACGGCTACGCCGAGGCTTGAAAAAAGGCTATTTCTCTTATCAAATACAGCCTTTGGTTGATCTAAAGACTAAACGAATTATTGGCGGCGAAGTGTTAGCTAGGTTCGAAGATCAACATGGTCGGCTGTTCCCTGATGAATTTATTCCTGAAATACGCCGTTTACGCCTCACTTGGCCCTTTACCCAACATATTATTGAAACCGCTCTGCATGAATTACAAGCCAGTAAAGTGATACAGAAAGACACCAAGATCAGCTTCAACATTTTTCCTAACGATGTTGAGAGCAATCAAATAGCGGCCCTTAGTGAGCTTGTTGAAGTGAAACAGTTCGATGGAAACATCACTTTAGAAATCACCGAAGATTTACAACTAGACAGCTTAAACGCGAACCGCAATATCAACCACATCATCCAACAGGGTTTCGAAGTCGCCATTGATGATTTTGGTACCGGATATTCAAACCTTAAACAGCTTAAAAACTTCCGTTGTCAGTACCTAAAAATCGATAAAAGTTTTGTATTCGAATTAGAAGCAGGCGCCATTCGTTCATCTTTGGTGCCGCACATGGTGGATATAGCGCATAAGTCGAACTTAAAAGTAATCGCTGAAGGTATAGAAAATGTCATGCAATCGAAGGCATTAGAGCTGCTAGGTGTTGAATATGGGCAGGGTTGGATGTTTGGCAAGCCCATGCCAATTGATGTATTCATAGAGAAGTACCTCGCATCTCAGCAAGATAACAAGTCCTGA
- a CDS encoding FeoA family protein, with the protein MSLDEIAIGQQALVLSLQHLPRANRKKLMSLGILPDSTLTIVRRAPLGDPIQISAAGINLALSAKQAKAIEVQAL; encoded by the coding sequence ATGTCATTGGATGAAATAGCCATAGGCCAACAAGCTTTGGTGTTAAGTTTACAACACTTACCAAGGGCCAATCGTAAAAAATTAATGTCATTGGGCATTTTGCCTGATTCAACCTTAACCATTGTTAGGCGCGCTCCGCTGGGTGATCCGATCCAAATTAGCGCAGCCGGAATCAATTTGGCCTTAAGTGCTAAGCAAGCTAAAGCTATTGAGGTACAAGCCCTATGA
- the nagE gene encoding N-acetylglucosamine-specific PTS transporter subunit IIBC, giving the protein MFTYLQKIGRALMVPVAVLPAAAILMGIGYWIDPNGWGGNSALAAFLIKSGAAIIDNMSVLFAIGIAYGMSRDKDGAAALAGFIGYMVITTLLAPGAVEQIGLVALDESSTLAFSKINNQFVGIISGIMAAELYNRFYQVELHKALSFFSGKRLVPILTSVAGIGMAFVLMYLWPLIFGGLVTFGESITGLGSVGAGIYGFFNRILIPVGLHHALNAVFWFDMAGINDLGKFLSVAADAVPGETGRYMAGFFPIMMFGLPGAALAIYHTAKAENKSKVASIMIAAATASFFTGVTEPLEFAFMFVAPVLYVVHALLTGVSVFIAASMQWMAGFGFSAGLVDMVLSSRNPLATNWYMLIPQGLVFFAIYYFVFKTMIIKMNLKTPGREEADEDETTLSVGGSHAEVAGLVLTMLGGTDNVVLVDNCATRLRLEVKDSGQVNVKELKKHVPGVIVPSKTAVQVVIGPHVEFVASELKILAAK; this is encoded by the coding sequence ATGTTTACCTATTTACAGAAGATTGGACGAGCCTTAATGGTACCCGTTGCAGTATTACCTGCAGCGGCCATTTTAATGGGAATTGGTTACTGGATAGACCCCAACGGTTGGGGTGGGAACAGTGCATTAGCGGCATTTTTAATTAAGTCTGGTGCCGCTATTATTGACAATATGTCGGTACTGTTTGCTATTGGTATTGCTTACGGCATGTCTCGTGATAAAGACGGCGCAGCAGCCTTGGCCGGTTTCATTGGTTACATGGTGATTACTACTTTGCTAGCGCCAGGCGCGGTAGAGCAAATCGGACTAGTGGCCTTAGATGAGTCTAGTACTTTGGCTTTCTCTAAAATCAATAATCAGTTCGTTGGTATTATCAGCGGTATTATGGCTGCCGAGCTATATAATCGCTTCTACCAAGTTGAGCTGCACAAAGCGTTGTCATTCTTTAGTGGCAAGCGTTTAGTGCCTATTCTTACTTCAGTGGCAGGTATCGGTATGGCTTTTGTACTGATGTATCTTTGGCCGCTTATCTTTGGAGGTTTAGTCACCTTTGGTGAAAGCATTACCGGTCTAGGATCTGTAGGGGCCGGCATCTATGGTTTCTTCAACCGCATCCTTATTCCGGTGGGTTTACACCATGCATTAAACGCTGTGTTCTGGTTTGATATGGCGGGCATTAATGATTTAGGTAAATTTTTGAGTGTGGCTGCGGATGCCGTACCAGGTGAAACAGGCCGATACATGGCGGGTTTCTTTCCTATTATGATGTTTGGTCTACCGGGTGCAGCGCTGGCTATTTATCATACAGCTAAAGCAGAAAACAAAAGTAAAGTTGCGTCAATTATGATTGCAGCGGCAACGGCGTCTTTCTTTACGGGTGTAACAGAGCCACTAGAGTTTGCCTTCATGTTTGTCGCCCCGGTACTTTATGTGGTGCACGCTCTACTTACCGGGGTGTCGGTATTTATTGCCGCCTCAATGCAGTGGATGGCTGGCTTTGGCTTTAGTGCGGGTTTGGTCGATATGGTGCTGTCTTCACGTAACCCATTAGCCACTAACTGGTATATGTTAATCCCACAAGGTTTAGTGTTTTTTGCAATTTACTACTTCGTCTTCAAAACCATGATCATCAAAATGAACTTGAAAACACCGGGCCGTGAAGAAGCTGACGAAGACGAAACGACCTTAAGTGTTGGTGGTTCGCATGCAGAGGTGGCAGGCTTAGTGCTTACCATGCTAGGTGGTACAGATAATGTTGTATTGGTAGATAACTGTGCAACCCGTCTTCGCTTAGAAGTGAAAGACAGTGGCCAAGTTAATGTAAAAGAACTCAAAAAACATGTGCCAGGTGTGATTGTACCGAGCAAAACAGCGGTACAAGTTGTAATTGGTCCACATGTTGAGTTTGTTGCCAGTGAATTAAAAATACTGGCTGCAAAATAA
- the feoB gene encoding Fe(2+) transporter permease subunit FeoB — protein sequence MNTHMIATVGNPNSGKSTLFNALTGSKQKVGNFSGITVDKKSGWIRHPDWQAEVIDLPGVYNIDPQLDKSSIDERIACEFLQSEPLDLIINVVDASSVERSLYLTIQLKELGLPVVLVLNKMDTAKARLLNIKVKQFSERFNLPLVCLSATSKKQVEAFKKNLPQLMLQAQQSSALNIQYSSQIEHFAAEWQQSLDLNKGQVLRLLELDPWLTETLDGDQQRALQQALLTFSAVDIDLELAASRYNFIYELTQSCIAKKGQLNRDYSALIDRVLLNRWFGIPAFLGVMYLMFMFAINGGAVFIDFFDIAAGTIFVDGVNQLLSLIGTPDWVGLVLADGVGVGIQTVATFIPVIACLYLFLALLESSGYLARAAFVVDKAMQMIGLPGKAFVPMLMGFGCTVPAIMATRVLEKHRERVLTSAMSPFMSCGARLPVYALFVAAFFPNQGQNMVFALYLIGIVAAIVTGLLLKYTLLPGSAQDSVLELPDYQLPTAFGVLLLTWQKVRGFIVGAGKTIVLVVAILSVLNHIGTGGELDAEGQEHSLLSRASQFVTPVFGPMGIEQDNWPATVGIVTGLFAKEAVIGTLNSLYADPSEDAEEWTYLGRFQEAGQSIIDNFNDLSYDDPLGIGIETADNLAAAAELNEVDITTMSQLEKHFTPESAVSFMLFILLYMPCAAAMGALVKELGMKWARLIAVWSTLLAYSTATIYYQLATWQQAPVSASVLLFAMVVMLSVWVLFLKRKKAEHYDITSA from the coding sequence ATGAATACACATATGATTGCCACCGTTGGTAACCCAAATAGCGGTAAAAGTACCTTATTTAATGCGCTTACTGGCAGTAAACAAAAAGTAGGCAATTTTAGCGGCATTACTGTAGACAAAAAGTCAGGCTGGATCCGCCACCCGGATTGGCAGGCAGAAGTAATTGATTTGCCGGGGGTATACAATATTGACCCGCAACTAGATAAAAGCTCTATCGATGAACGTATCGCTTGTGAGTTTTTACAATCAGAGCCTTTAGACCTGATAATTAATGTTGTTGATGCCAGTTCAGTAGAACGCAGTTTGTATTTGACTATCCAATTGAAAGAGTTGGGCTTACCCGTTGTGCTTGTGCTGAACAAGATGGATACCGCCAAAGCCCGACTGCTTAACATTAAAGTGAAACAATTTAGCGAGCGCTTCAATCTTCCTTTAGTGTGTTTATCTGCCACGTCTAAAAAGCAAGTTGAAGCGTTTAAGAAAAACCTGCCTCAGTTAATGCTTCAGGCACAACAAAGCTCGGCCTTGAATATTCAGTACTCTTCACAGATAGAACACTTTGCAGCCGAATGGCAGCAAAGTCTGGATTTGAATAAAGGCCAAGTATTACGCTTACTGGAACTAGATCCCTGGTTAACTGAAACGCTAGACGGCGATCAACAACGAGCGCTTCAACAAGCCTTGCTGACGTTTTCAGCTGTGGACATCGATTTAGAGTTAGCCGCTAGTCGCTACAATTTTATCTATGAGCTTACTCAAAGCTGTATCGCCAAAAAAGGCCAATTAAACAGAGACTATTCAGCCCTCATTGACCGCGTGTTATTAAATCGATGGTTCGGGATCCCTGCCTTTCTGGGCGTAATGTACCTAATGTTTATGTTTGCCATTAATGGCGGTGCTGTATTCATCGACTTTTTCGACATCGCTGCAGGGACCATTTTTGTCGACGGGGTCAATCAGCTACTGAGTCTTATTGGTACGCCTGATTGGGTAGGCCTAGTATTAGCCGACGGCGTAGGCGTAGGGATTCAAACGGTGGCGACCTTTATCCCTGTGATTGCTTGTTTGTATCTATTCTTAGCCTTGTTAGAAAGCTCAGGTTATTTGGCCCGCGCTGCTTTTGTTGTAGATAAAGCGATGCAAATGATTGGCTTGCCGGGCAAAGCTTTTGTACCAATGCTAATGGGCTTTGGTTGTACAGTTCCCGCTATCATGGCTACTCGAGTATTAGAAAAGCACCGTGAGCGGGTATTAACCTCTGCCATGAGTCCGTTCATGTCCTGCGGTGCTCGTTTACCGGTATACGCTTTATTTGTTGCGGCATTTTTCCCTAATCAAGGGCAAAACATGGTTTTTGCGTTGTATTTAATTGGTATCGTTGCCGCTATTGTTACTGGGCTATTGCTTAAGTACACATTGTTACCCGGTAGCGCTCAAGATTCAGTGCTAGAACTTCCTGATTACCAATTACCCACGGCATTTGGGGTGTTACTGTTAACCTGGCAAAAGGTGCGAGGTTTCATTGTTGGAGCGGGTAAAACTATTGTACTAGTAGTGGCAATATTAAGCGTTTTAAATCACATTGGCACTGGCGGTGAACTCGACGCTGAAGGCCAAGAGCACTCTTTACTAAGTCGAGCCAGCCAGTTTGTTACCCCGGTATTTGGTCCAATGGGAATCGAACAAGATAACTGGCCTGCAACCGTCGGTATTGTCACTGGTTTGTTTGCCAAAGAAGCGGTAATCGGTACATTAAATAGCTTATATGCAGACCCGTCAGAAGACGCTGAAGAATGGACATACTTGGGGCGCTTCCAAGAAGCGGGGCAAAGTATTATCGACAACTTTAACGACTTAAGTTACGACGACCCACTAGGTATTGGGATTGAAACCGCTGATAACTTAGCGGCCGCAGCCGAACTGAATGAAGTAGACATAACTACCATGTCTCAGTTAGAGAAGCACTTTACGCCTGAATCTGCGGTGTCATTTATGTTGTTTATTTTATTGTACATGCCTTGTGCGGCGGCAATGGGAGCCTTGGTAAAAGAACTAGGGATGAAATGGGCGCGCTTAATAGCGGTATGGTCTACGTTATTGGCCTACAGTACCGCCACTATTTATTATCAGTTGGCTACTTGGCAGCAAGCACCGGTGTCTGCCAGCGTATTGTTGTTTGCTATGGTAGTCATGTTGAGTGTTTGGGTACTGTTCTTAAAGCGGAAAAAGGCAGAGCATTATGATATTACAAGCGCTTAA
- the nagB gene encoding glucosamine-6-phosphate deaminase — translation MRLIPLLDKEQVGRWSALYIAEKIKSFKPTADKPFVLGCPTGGTPLTTYKHLIELHKQKRVSFEHVVTFNMDEYVGIPKQHPESYYSFMHNNFFSHIDIKADNINLLDGNAEDLEAECAQYEAKIKQYGKINLFMGGVGVDGHIAFNEPASSLASRTRVKTLTEDTRMVNSRFFNNIEEVPKLALTVGVGTLLDAEEILILVTGHNKAQALQAAVEGSVNHLWTISALQIHPKAMVVCDEPSTMELKVKTVRYFQELEANNIKNI, via the coding sequence ATGAGACTGATACCTTTACTAGACAAAGAACAAGTAGGACGCTGGTCTGCACTTTATATCGCAGAGAAAATTAAGTCCTTCAAACCTACCGCTGACAAGCCTTTTGTTCTCGGTTGCCCTACTGGTGGCACCCCGCTCACCACTTATAAACACCTTATAGAACTACACAAACAAAAACGGGTTAGTTTTGAGCATGTTGTGACTTTCAATATGGATGAATATGTCGGGATCCCTAAGCAACATCCGGAAAGCTATTACAGTTTCATGCATAACAACTTCTTCTCACATATTGATATCAAAGCTGACAACATCAACCTACTCGATGGTAACGCTGAAGATTTAGAAGCCGAATGCGCCCAATATGAAGCAAAAATTAAGCAGTACGGTAAAATTAACTTATTTATGGGTGGCGTTGGTGTAGATGGTCATATTGCATTTAATGAGCCGGCATCATCATTGGCTTCACGCACGCGAGTTAAAACCCTTACAGAAGATACTCGTATGGTTAACTCGCGCTTTTTCAACAACATCGAAGAAGTCCCAAAACTGGCCTTAACTGTTGGTGTAGGTACCCTCTTAGATGCTGAAGAAATCCTTATACTGGTGACCGGACACAATAAGGCGCAGGCCCTACAAGCAGCCGTAGAAGGGAGCGTTAACCATCTATGGACTATATCTGCGCTACAAATTCACCCTAAAGCAATGGTAGTATGCGACGAGCCTTCAACCATGGAACTGAAAGTAAAAACAGTTCGTTACTTTCAAGAACTTGAAGCCAACAACATAAAAAATATTTAG